The Prinia subflava isolate CZ2003 ecotype Zambia chromosome 5, Cam_Psub_1.2, whole genome shotgun sequence genome window below encodes:
- the GAL gene encoding galanin peptides, translating into MQRCTSFLLVSLILCATLSETLGLVFSAKDKRGWTLNSAGYLLGPHAVDNHRSFNDKHGFTGKREIPPEEDIKAGNLGRPVADENIVRTVIEFLTYLHLKEMGALDKLPTPEEMNQS; encoded by the exons ATGCAGAGGTGCACCAGTTTCCTGTTGGTGTCTTTAATCCTCTGTGCCACCCTCTCGGAAACACTCGGGCTGGTTTTCTCA gcGAAAGACAAAAGGGGCTGGACTTTGAACAGTGCTGGTTATCTACTCGGGCCAC ATGCAGTAGATAACCACAGATCATTTAATGACAAGCATGGTTTCACTGGTAAACGTGAAATACCACCTGAGGAGGATATTAAAGCAG GGAACCTTGGAAGACCCGTGGCTGACGAAAACATTGTGCGCACAGTAATTGAATTTTTGACTTACTTGCATCTGAAAG AGATGGGAGCACTTGACAAGCTACCTACACCAGAGGAAATGAACCAGTCTTGa